In the Paramisgurnus dabryanus chromosome 5, PD_genome_1.1, whole genome shotgun sequence genome, one interval contains:
- the fancg gene encoding Fanconi anemia group G protein, translated as MSAAPCLADIWSEENNNIIVRWKQNERAVQPVHDVRKRCYSESLKLLQKIQGIPAATERLKVEMTVAYNTSLFSLDFSHPNEIEENLTRTLLRALETAGSLVVSSDSCKLWQVALQSFDTTVYVPYLHKLLLIQWMLWLMECQLDRILSLATQTNHKGELPGPVNLQTEIRNLALRMEDDSSLMVANAAKDLKDLLHICTVIAYGVKQINEEKYSEALQAFQEAKGRPSPRRLLAQIHTLTGQSLAKLAQPHCALHFFRKAVEVDFPCHSALYESALVFRQLGNPAAEIEALRLLYSAVQLPTVKLPSSASLVSPDLLLGAEQMTSINRVPSPSLILYTLAHACVLNGSISDGVEYYLDLLASLQSDRKDLVPPGIGTSFPRIPVVYLEAAYALLKAQKYNDVLVICEEVITSTLDFIPERLMLDLPMENQQTPGPTTVSLDSDVVLENVDFVLWAGTAHLLQAQAYWKLKDTKEAITNFTRAINQLVKVFIKQKDWKQKNLGNSEAMLDRVLTLEAAKGQALAGRGVCFLEKGQLKEALRDLHLSLQFSPGCRNTGMWLTEVLWRLDRREEALIHWRDSHKTTNIIKSNNPPLYLQAWQEDTAFDFSGLQKKIEDHIQASNVKT; from the exons ATGTCTGCCGCTCCCTGTTTGGCTGATATATGGAGTGAGGAGAATAACAACATAATTGTGAGGTGGAAG CAAAATGAACGAGCAGTTCAACCAGTGCATGATGTTCGGAAACGGTGCTACTCAGAAAGCCTTAAACTGCTTCAGAAAATTCAAG GCATTCCAGCAGCTACCGAACGACTCAAAGTTGAAATGACAGTTGCATACAACACGTCTTTATTCTCACTGGATTTCTCCCACCCAAATGAGATAGAGGAGAATCTCACCCGCACTTTATTAAGAG CATTAGAAACTGCTGGATCTCTGGTTGTCAGTTCTGATTCATGTAAGCTGTGGCAGGTTGCTCTACAATCGTTTGACACCACAGTCTATGTGCCGTATTTACACAAGCTTCTGTTGATCCAGTGGATGTTATGGCTGATGGAGTGTCAGTTAGACCGAATACTTTCTCTAGCAACACAAACTAATCACAAG GGAGAGCTCCCAGGACCTGTAAATCTACAAACAGAAATCCGAAACCTTGCTCTGAGGATGGAAGACGATTCCTCGCTAATGGTTGCCAATGCAGCAAAAGACCTCAAAGATCTTTTGCACATCTGCACTGTTATTGCTTATG GGGTGAAACAAATAAACGAGGAGAAATATTCTGAGGCCCTTCAAGCTTTTCAAGAGGCTAAAGGCAGACCAAGTCCCAGAAGGCTCTTGGCACAGATCCACACCCTTACAGGCCAGAGTTTAGCTAAGCTG GCTCAGCCCCATTGTGCTCTTCACTTTTTTAGGAAGGCTGTGGAAGTGGACTTTCCTTGCCACAGTGCACTCTATGAAAGTGCACTGGTATTCAGACAGCTTGGTAATCCAGCAGCAGAAATTGAGGCACTGCGTCTTCTTTACTCT GCCGTACAACTGCCCACTGTTAAACTTCCATCTAGTGCTTCTCTGGTCTCTCCAGATCTGCTGTTGGGTGCTGAACAGATGACTTCCATTAACAGAGTTCCCTCCCCCTCTCTGATTCTGTATACATTGGCACACGCATGTGTGCTCAATGGCAG TATTTCAGATGGTGTTGAGTATTATCTTGATCTCTTGGCATCACTGCAGTCGGATAGAAAAGATCTT GTACCCCCAGGAATTGGGACTTCTTTTCCCAGAATCCCAGTTGTATACCTTGAAGCAGCATATGCTTTGTTAAAAGCGCAAAAGTATAATGATGTTCTTGTCATCTGTGAGGAGGTCATTACAAGTACTTTAGACTTCATCCCTGAGAGACTGATGCTTGATCTGCCAATGGAAAATCAGCAAACACCTGGACCAACAACTGTGAGTCTGGATTCTGATGTGGTGCTTGAAAATGTAGACTTTGTGTTATGGGCTGGAACAGCCCATCTTCTTCAAGCACAAGCTTACTGGAAGTTAAAGGATACCAAGGAGGCAATTACAAATTTTACAAG AGCTATTAATCAACTGGTGAAGGTGTTTATAAAACAGAAAG ATTGGAAACAAAAAAACCTTGGAAACTCTGAAGCAATGCTTGACAGAGTATTGACTTTAGAAGCAGCAAAAGGACAAGCACTAGCTGGTAGAGGGGTCTGCTTTCTGGAAAAAGGTCAATTGAAAGAGGCCTTAAGAGACCTTCATCTAAGCCTCCAGTTTTCTCCAG GTTGTAGGAACACTGGGATGTGGCTAACTGAGGTCTTATGGAGGCTTGATCGCAGAGAGGAGGCATTAATACACTGGAGGGACAGCCATAAAACTACAAATATCATAAAGTCAAA TAACCCACCATTGTATTTGCAAGCCTGGCAAGAAGATACAGCGTTTGACTTCAGTGGACTTCAAAAGAAAATAGAGGACCACATTCAAGCCAGTAATGTAAAAACATAG
- the akr1a1a gene encoding aldo-keto reductase family 1 member A1-A: MTEVTMTLLTGQQMPAVGLGTWRSDPGQVKQAVLTALDCGYRHIDCAAAYGNEREVGEALTERVGPGKPLRREDVFVTSKLWNTKHHPDDVEEACKKSLSDLGLSYLDLYLMHWPMAFQRGDELMPKRPDGTIYYDDTHYRDTWAAMEKLVDQGLVKAIGLSNFNARQIDDILSIAKHKPVLNQVECHPYLIQTQLITYCRSRGLAVTAYSPLGSPDRPWYTPGEPCLLDDPRVVNMAKHYNKTSAQVIIRWHLQRGVVCIPKSINPSRIKQNIEVFDFKLSDEDMRLIESFNKNKRLIIPTIEKNGKVWRDANHQHFPFHDPY, from the exons GTTAAGCAGGCGGTGCTGACAGCTCTAGACTGTGGCTACAGACACATCGACTGCGCAGCTGCTTACGGCAATGAGCGAGAGGTTGGGGAAGCCCTTACTGAACGAGTTGGACCTGGAAag CCTCTGAGACGAGAAGACGTTTTTGTGACCTCAAAGTTGTGGAACACCAAACACCATCCAGATGATGTGGAAGAGGCCTGTAAGAAATCTTTGTCAGATCTGGGACTCAGTTACTTAGATCTGTACCTCATGCACTGGCCAATGGCCTTTCA GAGAGGAGATGAGCTGATGCCCAAGCGACCTGATGGAACAATTTATTATGATGACACTCATTACAGAGACACATGGGCAGCCATGGAGAAGCTAGTTGACCAGGGGCTGGTAAAAGCAATTGGTCTTTCAAATTTCAACGCAAGACAGATTGACGACATTCTCAGCATTGCCAAACACAAGCCAGTGCTCAACCAG GTGGAGTGCCATCCATACCTAATCCAGACTCAGCTAATAACCTACTGTAGGAGTCGAGGACTGGCAGTAACAGCCTATAGTCCTCTAGGTTCTCCTGATCGGCCTTGGTACACACCTGGTGAGCCCTGTCTGCTGGATGACCCAAGGGTTGTCAATATGGCTAAACACTATAACAAGACCTCCGCACAGGTCATCATCAG ATGGCATTTACAGAGGGGTGTCGTTTGCATTCCCAAAAGTATCAACCCATCCAGGATCAAACAAAATATTGAG GTGTTTGATTTTAAATTATCTGATGAAGACATGAGGCTTATTGAATCCTTTAACAAGAACAAGAGGCTCATTATACCAACTATAGAG AAAAATGGAAAGGTTTGGAGAGATGCCAACCATCAACATTTTCCATTTCATGACCCATATTAA
- the vcp gene encoding transitional endoplasmic reticulum ATPase produces the protein MASGGESKNDDLSTAILKQKNRPNRLIVDESINEDNSVVSLSQAKMDELQLFRGDTVLLKGKKRRETVCIVLSDDTCSDEKVRMNRVVRNNLRVRLGDVISIQPCPDVKYGKRIHVLPIDDTVEGITGNLFEVYLKPYFLEAYRPIRKGDIFLVRGGMRAVEFKVVETDPSPYCIVAPDTVIHCEGEPIKREDEEESLNEVGYDDIGGVRKQLAQIKEMVELPLRHPALFKAIGVKPPRGILLYGPPGTGKTLIARAVANETGAFFFLINGPEIMSKLAGESESNLRKAFEEAEKNAPAIIFIDELDAIAPKREKTHGEVERRIVSQLLTLMDGLKQRAHVIVMAATNRPNSIDPALRRFGRFDREVDIGIPDATGRLEILQIHTKNMKLADDVDLEQVANETHGHVGADLAALCSEAALQAIRKKMDLIDLEDETIDAEVMNSLAVTMDDFRWALSQSNPSALRETVVEVPNISWEDIGGLDDVKRELQELVQYPVEHPDKFLKFGMTPSKGVLFYGPPGCGKTLLAKAIANECQANFISIKGPELLTMWFGESEANVREIFDKARQAAPCVLFFDELDSIAKARGGNVGDGGGAADRVINQILTEMDGMSSKKNVFIIGATNRPDIIDPAILRPGRLDQLIYIPLPDEKSRMSILKANLRKSPISKDVDLDYLAKMTNGFSGADLTEICQRACKLAIRESIENEIRRERERQTNPSAMEVEEDDPVPEIRKDHFEEAMRFARRSVSDNDIRKYEMFAQTLQQSRGFGSFRFPSSNQGGSGPSQGSSGAGGGNVFNEDNDDDLYG, from the exons ATGGCTTCGGGTGGAGA ATCCAAAAATGATGATCTTTCCACTGCCATCCTGAAGCAGAAGAACAGGCCAAataggctgattgttgatgAGTCCATCAATGAAGACAACAGtgtggtctctctctctcag GCAAAGATGGATGAGCTGCAGCTCTTTAGGGGGGACACAGTTTTGTTGAAGGGCAAAAAGAGGAGGGAGACTGTTTGCATCGTCCTGTCTGATGACACCTGCTCTGATGAGAAGGTTCGCATGAACAGGGTGGTCCGTAACAACCTAAGGGTGCGCCTTGGTGATGTCATCAG TATTCAGCCATGTCCAGATGTGAAGTATGGAAAACGCATTCATGTTCTGCCCATCGATGACACAGTTGAAGGTATCACTGGGAACCTGTTTGAAGTCTATCTCAAGCCCTACTTCCTGGAGGCTTACCGACCAATCCGTAAAG GTGATATATTTCTGGTGAGAGGAGGCATGCGAGCTGTGGAGTTCAAAGTGGTTGAGACTGACCCCAGCCCATACTGTATTGTGGCCCCAGACACAGTAATCCACTGTGAGGGAGAACCCATTAAGAGAGAG GATGAGGAAGAGTCCCTGAATGAGGTTGGGTATGATGACATTGGTGGGGTAAGGAAACAGCTCGCCCAGATTAAAGAAATGGTGGAACTCCCTCTGAGACACCCAGCTCTCTTCAAGGCTATAGGAGTCAAG CCTCCCCGTGGCATCCTGCTGTATGGACCCCCAGGAACTGGAAAGACTCTTATTGCTCGTGCTGTGGCAAATGAAACTGGAGCATTCTTCTTCCTCATCAATG GCCCTGAAATTATGAGCAAACTGGCAGGAGAGTCTGAGAGTAATCTGCGCAAAGCTTTCGAGGAAGCAGAGAAGAACGCTCCAGCTATCATTTTCATTGATGAACTCGATGCCATTGCACCCAAAAGAGAAAAG ACTCATGGCGAGGTGGAGAGGCGCATTGTCTCTCAGCTGCTCACTTTGATGgatggactgaagcagagagcTCATGTCATTGTTATGGCAGCTACTAACAGACCAAACAGCATCGACCCAGCTCTTAGACGATTCG GCCGCTTTGACAGAGAGGTGGACATTGGCATTCCAGATGCTACTGGTAGACTTGAGATACTTCAGATCCACACCAAGAACATGAAACTTGCTGATGACGTTGATCTGGAGCAG GTGGCAAATGAGACCCATGGCCATGTTGGTGCCGATCTTGCTGCCCTCTGCTCAGAAGCTGCACTCCAAGCCATCCGTAAGAAAATGGACCTTATTGATCTGGAAGACGAGACCATTGATGCTGAAGTTATGAACTCTTTGGCTGTTACCATGGATGACTTCAGG TGGGCCCTTAGCCAGAGCAACCCCTCAGCCCTGCGTGAGACAGTTGTGGAGGTGCCCAACATCTCTTGGGAGGATATTGGTGGTCTTGATGATGTCAAGAGAGAGCTGCAGGAGCTTGTGCAG TACCCAGTGGAACACCCAGACAAATTCCTTAAGTTTGGCATGACACCATCCAAAGGTGTGCTCTTCTACGGACCACCAGGTTGTGGTAAAACCCTGCTGGCAAAGGCCATCGCCAATGAGTGCCAGGCCAACTTTATCTCAATCAAGGGACCAGAACTTCTCACCATGTGGTTTGGAGAGTCAGAGGCTAACGTCCGAGAGATCTTTGACAAG GCCCGTCAAGCTGCCCCATGTGTGCTCTTCTTTGATGAATTGGACTCCATTGCTAAGGCTCGTGGTGGAAATGTTGGTGATGGCGGCGGTGCTGCCGACAGAGTCATTAACCAGATCCTCACAGAAATGGACGGCATGTCCAGCAAGAAGAACGTCTTCATCATCGGCGCAACCAACAGACCAGACATCATTGACCCTGCCATCCTCAGGCCTGGCCGATTGGACCAGCTCATCTACATCCCACTGCCAGATGAGAAGTCCCGCATGTCCATTCTTAAAGCTAACCTCAGGAAGTCTCCAATCTCAAAG GATGTGGACCTGGACTACTTGGCCAAGATGACCAATGGCTTTTCAGGTGCTGATTTGACTGAGATCTGTCAGAGAGCTTGTAAACTGGCCATCCGTGAGTCTATTGAGAATGAGATCAGACGGGAGCGTGAGAGGCAGACCAACCCTTCTGCAATG GAGGTGGAGGAGGATGACCCTGTGCCTGAGATTAGGAAGGACCATTTCGAGGAGGCTATGCGCTTTGCTCGCCGCTCTGTCAGTGACAACGACATCCGTAAATACGAGATGTTCGCACAGACCCTGCAACAAAGCAGAGGCTTTGGCAGTTTCAG ATTCCCATCCAGTAACCAAGGAGGAAGTGGACCAAGTCAGGGTTCTTCTGGTGCTGGAGGAGGAAACGTCTTCAATGAGGACAACGATGATGATCTTTAtggataa